A window of the Lactuca sativa cultivar Salinas chromosome 7, Lsat_Salinas_v11, whole genome shotgun sequence genome harbors these coding sequences:
- the LOC111913962 gene encoding uncharacterized protein LOC111913962 produces the protein MISIDELETCRGVNQIGTLQRVGDTRWSSHLKSVSSLIKMFSPTCKVLLKIIEEGIDSIKGDADSTYEIITTFEFIFVLHLVKEIMEITDLLCQALQRQSQDVCNVLKLVASIKELLQKMKDERWNSLLSLVKSFCQDREIDIPDLSSAYFRRGARARKEHSNHTLEHHYRVDIFYEAINCQLMELNHQFNDSSMELLQLSATLNPKSVNEPFRSRDVCWLVEKFYPEDFSEQEKLLLKLQLQHY, from the coding sequence ATGATTTCTATTGATGAGTTAGAGACATGTAGAGGTGTAAATCAGATTGGTACATTACAACGAGTTGGAGATACCAGATGGAGTTCTCACCTCAAATCAGTTTCGAGTTTAATCAAGATGTTTAGTCCTACATGCAAGGTTTTACTTAAAATTATTGAGGAGGGCATTGATTCGATCAAAGGGGATGCAGATTCAACATATGAGATTATTACTACATTTGAGTTCATTTTTGTTTTGCATCTTGTTAAGGAAATAATGGAGATAACTGATTTACTTTGTCAAGCTTTACAAAGACAATCTCAAGATGTTTGCAATGTATTGAAGCTAGTTGCATCCATCAAAGAACTTTTGCAAAAAATGAAAGATGAAAGATGGAATAGTTTGCTCTCTCTTGTTAAGTCATTTTGTCAGGATCGCGAGATTGATATCCCTGATTTATCTTCTGCCTACTTTAGGAGAGGGGCTCGAGCTCGTAAGGAGCATAGCAATCATACACTTGAACATCATTACCGAGTGGATATCTTTTACGAAGCCATTAATTGTCAATTAATGGAATTGAATCACCAGTTTAATGATAGCTCAATGGAGTTGCTTCAACTTTCTGCAACTTTAAATCCTAAAAGTGTTAATGAGCCTTTTCGAAGTCGTGATGTATGTTGGTTAGTAGAGAAGTTTTATCCTGAAGATTTCAGTGAACAAGAGAAATTACttttgaagttgcaacttcaacaCTATTAG
- the LOC111914016 gene encoding VIN3-like protein 2 isoform X1 produces the protein MNITTPIMDSCSFEGFVLDPSKCNKLSMEEKREIVYEVSEWSHGAPELLQSWSRQEILQILCAEMGKERKYTGLTKLKIIEHLLKIVSEKRSNDEEHETTMNLESSENGGSHQRATKRHRKSEHPNRLISTNNHNSLIDVVDLDLVDDNVEFCKNSACRAKLGQNGGFCKRCSCCICREFDDNKDPSLWLICSSDPPFLGSSCGMSCHLECALRHDKSGIPKDGVNRGLDGNFSCVSCGKVNDLLGCWRKQMMIARDTRRVDILCYRVSLSQKLLAGTHRYKKLNEIVNEIMEKLEADVGPLTGLPVKRARGIVNRLSLGQEIQKLCAFAVESVDSLLSGATFNDSSILTPIIRFENISPTSVSIILGSQDQSFINNFKTHRYIMWHRKTLDSEYPLKPTCTLFTQTTTKFLLSNLTPSTQYILKVVHFESTRELGTSEIEFQTAEDEKTHTNQSPPTNSSSLSNPSSVEDENNTIVAYKKSEKQKEKEVVIDTDINIIKNCKDFDPFVPTTSAKLPITPSKKETLKASEKVNNLDDESEEEKQQQDGSSSKKINGEEGDDRDFGYYVKVIRWLECEGHIDTGFRKKFLTWYSLRASKQEVRIVKVFVDTLMEDPSSLAGQLVDTFSDVITGKRCSSSGLCLKLFH, from the exons ATGAACATCACTACCCCCATCATGGATTCTTGCTCTTTTGAAG GGTTTGTTCTTGATCCATCAAAGTGCAATAAATTAAGCATGGAAGAAAAAAGAGAAATTGTATATGAAGTATCCGAATGGTCCCACGGAGCACCCGAGCTCCTACAATCTTGGAGCCGTCAAGAAATTCTCCAAATCCTATGTGCAGAAATGGGAAAAGAACGAAAGTACACGGGACTCACAAAGTTGAAAATCATCGAACACCTTCTAAAAATAGTATCTGAAAAGAGATCAAACGATGAAGAACATGAAACCACAATGAATCTTGAATCATCTGAAAATGGTGGAAGTCATCAAAGGGCTACAAAAAGACATAGGAAATCCGAACACCCGAATCGTTTGATTTCAAccaacaatcataattctttAATTGATGTGGTTGATTTGGATTTGGTTGATGATAATGTGGAGTTTTGCAAGAATTCGGCTTGTAGGGCTAAGTTAGGTCAAAATGGGGGGTTTTGTAAGAGGTGTTCTTGTTGTATTTGTCGTGAATTTGATGATAATAAGGATCCGAGTTTGTGGTTGATTTGTAGCTCGGATCCTCCGTTTCTCGGGAGTTCTTGTGGGATGTCGTGTCATCTTGAATGTGCTTTGAGACATGACAAATCTGGGATTCCAAAAGATGGGGTGAATCGAGGACTTGATGGGAATTTCTCTTGTGTTTCTTGTGGTAAAGTTAATGATTTACTTGG atgttggagaaaacaAATGATGATAGCAAGGGACACTAGGCGGGTTGACATCTTGTGTTACCGTGTTTCCTTAAGCCAAAAACTCTTGGCCGGGACCCACCGTTACAAAAAACTTaatgaaattgtaaatgaaataatGGAGAAGCTAGAAGCAGATGTGGGCCCGTTGACTGGTTTGCCAGTCAAACGGGCCAGAGGAATAGTCAACAGACTTTCCTTGGGACAAGAGATTCAAAAGTtatgtgcttttgcggtcgaatCTGTGGATTCGCTTTTATCAGGCGCGACATTTAATG ATTCCAGCATCTTGACACCAATTATAAGATTCGAAAACATCTCCCCAACATCAGTTTCCATAATTTTAGGTTCTCAAGATCAATCTTTCATCAATAATTTCAAAACACATCGATACATAATGTGGCACCGAAAAACCCTAGATTCAGAATACCCTTTAAAACCCACATGCACATTATTTACACAAACTACCACCAAATTCCTTCTCTCAAATCTAACTCCATCCACTCAATACATTCTAAAAGTCGTTCATTTTGAAAGCACACGTGAATTGGGCACCTCTGAAATCGAATTTCAAACAGCCGAAGATGAAAAAACTCACACAAATCAAAGTCCACCAACGAATTCCAGCAGCCTTTCGAATCCTTCATCTGTTGAAGATGAAAACAACACCATTGTTGCTTATAAAAAGAGCGAAAAGCAGAAAGAGAAAGAGGTCGTGATTGATACTGATATAAACATCATCAAGAACTGTAAAGATTTTGACCCTTTTGTCCCTACTACTTCCGCTAAATTACCCATTACGCCGTccaagaaagaaaccctaaaagcatCAGAGAAGGTTAATAATCTTGACGATGAATCTGAGGAGGAAAAACAGCAGCAAGATGGTAGTTCTTCCAAGAAGATAAATGGGGAAGAAGGAGATGATCGGGATTTTGGGTATTATGTGAAGGTGATAAGATGGTTGGAATGTGAAGGGCATATAGACACGGGATTTAGGAAGAAATTTCTTACGTGGTATAGTTTAAGAGCGAGTAAACAGGAGGTTAGAATCGTCAAAGTGTTTGTGGATACTTTAATGGAGGATCCATCTTCACTTGCAGGACAGCTTGTGGATACTTTTTCTGATGTGATTACAGGGAAGAGGTGTTCTTCATCTGGGCTTTGCTTGAAGCTTTTCCACTGA
- the LOC111914016 gene encoding VIN3-like protein 2 isoform X2, with the protein MNITTPIMDSCSFEGFVLDPSKCNKLSMEEKREIVYEVSEWSHGAPELLQSWSRQEILQILCAEMGKERKYTGLTKLKIIEHLLKIVSEKRSNDEEHETTMNLESSENGGSHQRATKRHRKSEHPNRLISTNNHNSLIDVVDLDLVDDNVEFCKNSACRAKLGQNGGFCKRCSCCICREFDDNKDPSLWLICSSDPPFLGSSCGMSCHLECALRHDKSGIPKDGVNRGLDGNFSCVSCGKVNDLLGCWRKQMMIARDTRRVDILCYRVSLSQKLLAGTHRYKKLNEIVNEIMEKLEADVGPLTGLPVKRARGIVNRLSLGQEIQKLCAFAVESVDSLLSGATFNAEDEKTHTNQSPPTNSSSLSNPSSVEDENNTIVAYKKSEKQKEKEVVIDTDINIIKNCKDFDPFVPTTSAKLPITPSKKETLKASEKVNNLDDESEEEKQQQDGSSSKKINGEEGDDRDFGYYVKVIRWLECEGHIDTGFRKKFLTWYSLRASKQEVRIVKVFVDTLMEDPSSLAGQLVDTFSDVITGKRCSSSGLCLKLFH; encoded by the exons ATGAACATCACTACCCCCATCATGGATTCTTGCTCTTTTGAAG GGTTTGTTCTTGATCCATCAAAGTGCAATAAATTAAGCATGGAAGAAAAAAGAGAAATTGTATATGAAGTATCCGAATGGTCCCACGGAGCACCCGAGCTCCTACAATCTTGGAGCCGTCAAGAAATTCTCCAAATCCTATGTGCAGAAATGGGAAAAGAACGAAAGTACACGGGACTCACAAAGTTGAAAATCATCGAACACCTTCTAAAAATAGTATCTGAAAAGAGATCAAACGATGAAGAACATGAAACCACAATGAATCTTGAATCATCTGAAAATGGTGGAAGTCATCAAAGGGCTACAAAAAGACATAGGAAATCCGAACACCCGAATCGTTTGATTTCAAccaacaatcataattctttAATTGATGTGGTTGATTTGGATTTGGTTGATGATAATGTGGAGTTTTGCAAGAATTCGGCTTGTAGGGCTAAGTTAGGTCAAAATGGGGGGTTTTGTAAGAGGTGTTCTTGTTGTATTTGTCGTGAATTTGATGATAATAAGGATCCGAGTTTGTGGTTGATTTGTAGCTCGGATCCTCCGTTTCTCGGGAGTTCTTGTGGGATGTCGTGTCATCTTGAATGTGCTTTGAGACATGACAAATCTGGGATTCCAAAAGATGGGGTGAATCGAGGACTTGATGGGAATTTCTCTTGTGTTTCTTGTGGTAAAGTTAATGATTTACTTGG atgttggagaaaacaAATGATGATAGCAAGGGACACTAGGCGGGTTGACATCTTGTGTTACCGTGTTTCCTTAAGCCAAAAACTCTTGGCCGGGACCCACCGTTACAAAAAACTTaatgaaattgtaaatgaaataatGGAGAAGCTAGAAGCAGATGTGGGCCCGTTGACTGGTTTGCCAGTCAAACGGGCCAGAGGAATAGTCAACAGACTTTCCTTGGGACAAGAGATTCAAAAGTtatgtgcttttgcggtcgaatCTGTGGATTCGCTTTTATCAGGCGCGACATTTAATG CCGAAGATGAAAAAACTCACACAAATCAAAGTCCACCAACGAATTCCAGCAGCCTTTCGAATCCTTCATCTGTTGAAGATGAAAACAACACCATTGTTGCTTATAAAAAGAGCGAAAAGCAGAAAGAGAAAGAGGTCGTGATTGATACTGATATAAACATCATCAAGAACTGTAAAGATTTTGACCCTTTTGTCCCTACTACTTCCGCTAAATTACCCATTACGCCGTccaagaaagaaaccctaaaagcatCAGAGAAGGTTAATAATCTTGACGATGAATCTGAGGAGGAAAAACAGCAGCAAGATGGTAGTTCTTCCAAGAAGATAAATGGGGAAGAAGGAGATGATCGGGATTTTGGGTATTATGTGAAGGTGATAAGATGGTTGGAATGTGAAGGGCATATAGACACGGGATTTAGGAAGAAATTTCTTACGTGGTATAGTTTAAGAGCGAGTAAACAGGAGGTTAGAATCGTCAAAGTGTTTGTGGATACTTTAATGGAGGATCCATCTTCACTTGCAGGACAGCTTGTGGATACTTTTTCTGATGTGATTACAGGGAAGAGGTGTTCTTCATCTGGGCTTTGCTTGAAGCTTTTCCACTGA